Within Alphaproteobacteria bacterium, the genomic segment GGGACGTCGGCGTCGTCGGCGTCGCCCAGCTCGGCCATCAGCCGCTCGGCGAAACGACGGGTCAGCGCGATGCCGAGTTCGGTCTTGGTGGGAAAGTGATAATGCACGCTGGCGCTGCGGATGCCGATGTCCTCGGCGACGTCCCGGAAGCTGAAGGCATTGAAGCCGACGGTGCGCGCCATGCGCTCCGCCGAATCAAGAATTGCGGCCGACTTGGCGCGGCGCGGCATCGCTCGTCCCCGCTCGGTTTCTGCAACGAAACAAGCGAAAGTAATTCGGCGTCAACGTCAACGGCGTCCAGCAAAAAGTTGTTCAATCTATTGATAGGTAGTTTGCGGATTCCACGGTAATACAGCCATGGCGGGTACATCCAAGACGGCGGCTGCCGCGAAGCCTTGCGCCGGCCTTGGCGCCGGTCCGGCGCCGCCGGTCGCGATTGCCGGCAGCCGGCGCCGCCATCCGGCGCGTCGCCGCGCGCCGGCGCCGCCTTATTCCTGCCCGCTTGCGGCGGAACTGTGGGCGGCGATGGGAGAGGCAGGCGGGGGCGATGCTGAGACGGATTGCGCGCATCCTGGCGATCGGCATCGCAGTGATCGCGGCGCTGGTCGGCGCCTATTTCGGCAGCGCCTTCGCACTGTCGCGCTGGACCGTGAACGACGATTTCGCGCCGGTGCCCGACGGCATTCCGATCGGCCTGTCGAACAACGGCATCCACGCCAACCTGCACCTGCCGGTCAACGCCAACGGCACCGACTGGACCCAGCTGTTCCCGCCCAAGGACTTTCCCGCGGTGCCCTGGCAGCCGGCGACCGTCGCCTTCGGCTGGGGCAGCCGCGAGTTCTACCTCAACGTGCCGACCTGGGACGACCTGACCCTCGGCGTCGCGCTGACCGCGCTCAGCGGCACCGGCGGCACCGCGCTGCACGTCAGCTACTGGGCGCCGTGGCCCGAGGGCGAGGACTATGTCGAGGTGCGGATCTCGCCGGAGGCCTACGACGTGCTGGTCGACCACGTGATGGCGGCAATCCGGCCCGGCCCCGACGGCCGGCCGCAGCGGATCGCGGGCTACAGCTATCTCGGCAACGACGGCTTCTACGAAAGCCACGGCGCCTACAGCATGTTCGTCACCTGCAACGAATGGGTGCGGCGCGGGCTGGCCGCCGCCGGCATCCGCACCGGCGTGTGGAGCCCGTTCCCCGACCCGCTGCTCGCGCATCTGCGCGACTGAGCGGCGCCGCCGGGCTAACCCCGGCCGCGGCGGGCCAACGCCAGCCCGTCGCGGGCGCTGCGGCCGAGCAGGACCAGGTTGACCGCCCTGGCCGCCGTGGCTCCAGCGCCTGGACCGCGTAGAACCAGGCGTCGAGCTCGCCGCGCCCGGCCCTCCAGGCAAGGAACAGGGCGGACGGCACCAGGATCAGCAGGCCGTTCGCCACGATCAGCGGCATGCGCCGGCGCTTGCGCGTCACGCGCGGACCGCTACGCCCCCGGGCCAGGACGGCCCCGCTCGCCGCGGTGGCCGCCAGTGCCGGCACCAGCAGCGTCAGGCCCCATGGGATCGCGCGCTTGACCGCGATCACCGCGTCGGTCGCGGCGAGCAGCTCGGTCGCCACCGTCGCCGCCCAGAACACCAGGATCAGGGCCAGGGCCGTGCCGCCGGCGACCGGGTGGAGCAGCCGGATCACCGTTCGCCCGGCTCTTGCCGGGCCTGCGCTGTGCGTCTGTGCCGCCATCGTCGCGACCTCCGTATATGTATAGCATGCTATATATTATGGCATAGTGAGCTATGCAAATGGAATCTGCGGCATGGCATTCAGCAAGGGCACTTCGGCCGGCTATCTGGCCAACCACATGGCGCGGCTGTTCGCGCTGGGCCTGCAGGAGCGCATCCGGCCGCTCGGCATCACGCCCGGCCAGTTCCCGGCGCTGCTGGAACTGTGGGAGACGGACGGCCTGACGCAGAAGGAGCTGGTGCGCCGGCTCGACATCGAGCAGGCGACGATGGCCAACACGCTGGCGCGGATGGAGCGCGACGGGCTGGTCGTGCGCCGGCCGCACCCGGCCGATGCGCGGGCGCAGCAGGTCTGGCTGACCGACAAGGGGCGCCGGCTGCGCACGCCGGCGCTGCGCGCGGCGGCGGCGCAGAACGCGCAGGCGCTGGCCGGCTTCGATGCGGCCGAGAGCGACCGGTTCGTCAGCCTGATGGCCCGCGCGATCGCGGCGATGCAGGCCGCCCGCGACGTTGGGCGCGACGATGGGCGCGACGACGGCGCGCGCTGACGCTCAGCCGCCGGTGCGGTCGATGATCTGGGCGATGCCGGCGGCGACCCCGTCGGCGATCAGATAGGCGACCTCGCCCCAGTCGCCGTCGAGGCTGCCGGCCGGGATGTCGTTCTCCTGCGCCAGCTGGCCAAGCTCGGTGCCGGCACCGTCGAGCAGCCGCCAGGTCAGCCGGATCCGCTCGGTCCCGGCGTCGACCGGGGTCAGGGTGACGGCGCCGTCGAGACGCAGGCCGTCGCCGGCGCCGGGCTGCACCGCCACGCCGTACAGCGGCAGGCTGGCGATCAGCGCCGCCTCCAGTTCGGCTTCGCCGCGGCCGGGCGCGCCGGCGATGGCGCCGATGCTGACCGCGTTGTCGGCGGCGGCCGCGGTCGCCGCGACCGGCGGCGGCGGCGCGCCGGTCTGGATCATCGCCGCGATCTGCGGCGCCGCGTCGGCCGCCATCTGCCGCAGCAGGTCGCCGGTGCGCTCGCTCGGCGGCGGCGAATCGCGGTGCTGGGTGTGGCTGCCGACCAGCGCGCCGTCGGGCCCGGTCAGGTCCCACGTCACGCGCAGGGTGACGGTGCCGTTGTCGTTCTGGCTCATGCCCATGTCGCCGCTGAGGAAGTAGCTGGACGCGGCGCCGCCGCGCAGGCTGGCCGGCACGTTGCGCTGCTGCAGCGCGTCCGCCGCCGCCGCCGCCATTTCCGTGGCGAACGGCTCCGACACCCCGGTGACCGGCTGCACCACGATGCCGACGCGGTCGGCCGGCAGCAGGGCGAGGCCGGGCGGCAGCGCCTGGCGCGAGAACAGCGGATCGATGCCGTCGTCGCAGCCGGCAAGCGCCAGCAGCGCGGCCAATGCGGCCGCGATCGGCAAGCGAAGTCGTCGGGTCGGTGTGCGAATCATGGCGCTGCCTGCGACCGTGAACGGAGCAACAATGGCGGGGTTCCCGCCCGGGTCAATGGCGCAGCGGCCCCTTCACGCCGCGGGCGAACCGTGCCAAACAGCGGCACCCGCATCGGGCGGGCGCAGCAGGGACCCGGACATGCCGCAAGCCTCCACGCCGCTGGTGGCGGTGACCGCCGATTTCCGCATCACCGACCGGCCGACCCACCTGGTCTACGACCAGTATCTCCGCCCGCTGGCCGAGTTCTCCGGCTGCCAGCCGGTGATCGTGCCGGCGCTGGGCCGGCTGTCCGACATCGGCGCGGTGCTGGACTGCGTCGCCGGCGTGCTGCTGACCGGCAGCGCGTCCAACGTGCATCCGGCGCGCTATGGCGCCGACCCGGACCCGGAGGCGGAGCCCTACGACCCGGACCGCGACGAGACCAGCTTCCCGCTGATCGCGGCGACGCTGGAGCGGCGGTTGCCGCTGTTCGCGATCTGTCGCGGGCTGCAGGAGCTCAACGTCATGCTCGGCGGCACGCTGCACACCGCGGTGCACAACCTGCCCGGACGGATGGACCATCGCGCCCCCGCCGACGCCGGCCTCGACCAGCGCTTCGCGCTGCGCCATCCGGTGCGGCTGCGCCAGGACGGGCCGGTGGCCGACATCGTCGGCGCCGACACGATCATGGTCAACTCGGTGCACCGCCAGGGCATCGACCGGCTGGCCGCGGGCCTGCGGGTCGAGGGCGAGGCCGAGGACGGCACCGTCGAGGCGGTCAGCCTGCACGACCGCCCCGCCTTCGCCATCGGCGTGCAGTGGCACCCTGAGTTCCTGGCCCGCACCGACGCGCCGTCGCGCCACCTGTTCGCCGCGTTCGGCGAGGCCGTGCGCGACGGCTGAGCGCGACGGGCGCGTACACGGCCCCGGGGGACCGGCGACCGGCATGGCCGCCGTCGCGCCGGCCCGCAAGCCGCGCCGGGTTCAATCCTGGATCGACTGCAGATAGGCGATGACGCCGTCGATCTGGTCCGGCTCCAGGGCGAACTCGGGCATGTCCGGGTGGCCGACCAATATGCCTTCGGCCAGCGCCTCGGCCAGGCTTTCCACCGGATAGCGCTGCGACAGGGTGCGGAAGGCGGGGGCGTCGCGATGCGGGCTGGCGCCCTCGCGGTCGACCGCATGGCAGACCGCGCAGTTCGCCTCGACGAAGGCCGCGCCGGCGGCGGTGTCCGTGTCGTCGGCGGCGACGGCGGGCGCCCCGGCGCCCATGGCCGCCAGCCAGACGGTGGCTGCAAGGTGCCGTCTCACCGGATCGCCCTCTCTCTCGCTGCTGCGCCTGCGCTTCGCGACTCGGCCCGCCGCGGCCCGCTGGATGCCGACACACTGGCCGATGCGCGTCAGGCCAGCAACGTCCGCAGCAGCGCGGCGCTGGCGGCATCGGCCGGATAGAACGCCTCGATCGCCAGCTCGGCCAGGGTGATGTCGACCGGCGTGCCGAACACCGTGACGGTGCCGAACAGCGCGAGTTCGCCGGCCGGGGTGGCGATGCGCAGCGGCACCACCACCGCCGCCCGGTCGGGCGGGGCGGCCTCGCCGGGGCCGGACGGCGACAGCGCCTCGAGCTCGGCGAGCAGGGCGGCGAGCCCGGGATCCGCGCTGGCCGCGATCTGCTGGCGCAGCCGGGCAAAGACGTGCGCGCGCCATTCGCCGAGGTTGCGGATCCGCGGCGCCAGGCCGGCCGGGTGCAGGCTGACGCGCAGCGCGTTCACCGGCGGCTGCAACAGCGCCGGGTCGACCCCGTCGGTCAGCAGGCCGACGGCGCGGTTGGCGGCGATCATGGTCCAGTGCCGGTCGACCGCCAGTGCCGGATAGGGCTCGTGGCCGGCCAGCACCTGGTCGATCGCCTGCCGCGCCGCCGCCAGGGCGGGGTCGTCGAGCGGCCGCTGCGGGAAGGCCGGGGCGAACCCGGCGGCCAGCAGCAGCGCGTTGCGTGCGCGCAGCGGAACGGCGAGGCAGTCGGCGAGGTGCAGCACCATGGCCCGGCTCGGCCGCGCGCGGCCGGTCTCGACGAAGCTGAGGTGGCGGGCCGAGATGTCGGCGTCGAGCGCCAGCGACAGCTGGCTCATGCGCCGGCGCTGCCGCCAGTCGCGCAGCTGCTCGCCGACGGTCTGGGTGGCGTCCTGCATGGCCGGACCGTAACAGCCTGCCGGACGGCGCGCCAATTACCCGGGACGTAATCGACCCGCCGCACCGCCGGGCCCTAGCGTGGCCGCCGTTCGCCATCGGCAGAAGGAGCTTCGCCATGAATTTGCGCAACGCCGACCTCCTGGCGCGGATGCTGTGGATCGACGCCTGCACCTCGGCCCGTTCGCGGTCGCGCTGATCGCGGCTGCCGAGCCGCTCGGCGACCTGTTCGGCCTGCCGGCCGCGCTGCTGCGCTGGGCCGGGGTCGCGGTGCCGCCGTTCGTCGCGCTGGTCGGCTGGGCCGCGAGCCGGCCGGCGGTGCCGCGTCAGCTTGCTGTCGCGATCGTCGCGGCCAATGCCGGCTGGGTGGTCGCCAGCATCGCGCTGCTGGTCGGCGGGTGGGTCGCGCCGACGGCGCTGGGCTGGGCGTTCGTGATCGCCCAGGCGGTGCTGGTCGGGGTCTACGCGGAACTGCAGCTGATCGGGCTGCGGCGCCGCAGCGTTGCGGCCTAGGTTTCGCCCCGGCTGGCCGGGCGCCGGCGCATCGGCTCAGTCCGGTCGCCGGCGCTCGGTCTCCGCCTTCTGCTCGGCATGGCGCAGCAGCATCGCCAGCGGCATGACGAACAGGGCGGCCGCGGCCAGGGTCGGCCAGACCTCCGGCCCGTCGGCGGCGGCCGCATCGAAGAACGCCAGGAACAGCGCCGCGCCGGCGGCCCAGCACGACAGGACCATCATCATCTTGCCGATCGCCTGCGACACGCCATCCCTCCTGTCCCGCACATTACGATAAGGACAGGTCGCAGGGGTTCGCGCACCGGATCAATGACGCCCGTCACAGCGGCGTCGCGGCGTTCGCCGTCCGCGCGGCGGATCCGCCAGATGCGATGCATGCGCGGTCGCGGCGGCCGCCGACGCCGGCCGCCGCGTTGTCTCGGCCCGGTCCGCGACGTATCATGGCGCATGGCTAAGTACCTGATCTCCTTCCCGAGCGAAGCCATGACGGTCGCCGCCGGCGACCTCCCGGGTGTCGCCGCCGCGGCGCATGCGGTGATCGAGGAAGCCAAGGCGGCCGGCGTCTACGTATTCGCCGGCGGCATCGACGAGCGGGTCGAACCCGTGCTGGTGTCGGGCGACGGCACGGTGTCCGCCGGCACCCATCCGGGCAGCAGGCTCAACGGCGGGTTCACCGTGCTGGAGCTGCCGACGCGCGAGGATGCGGAAGAATGGGCGCGGAAGATCGCGGTCGCCTGCCGTTGCGCACAGGAACTGCGCGAATTCATGTACGATCCGGCGAGTTAGCCAGGGGGCATTGCCGGGTCTCGAGGCCTTGCGGTACCGGTGCCCGTAACCCTGAACGGGCCGCGCCCCCGTTCAGCCGAAGAACCCTGGAGGCGCGCCGTCGGACGGCGGCCTAAACGGACGGGCGCCTGTCCGCGACCGCCGCTCGGCCGCCCTGCCTCAGCCCAAGAGCCCGCGCCTGGCCAGGTTCTCCATCAGCGCGCGGCTGCCGAAGGTCCAGGGAGCGACGTGGTCGGCGTGGTCGACGCGGTTGACCAGCGCGCCGAGACGCTCGCTGGCGATGGTCACCCGGTCGCCGACCTTGTGGGTGAAGCCCTGGCCCGGCGTGTCGCGGTCCTCGACCGGCGCGAACATGGTGCCGGTGAACAGCATGAAGCCGTCGGGATACTGGTGGGTCTTGCCGATGGTCTGGGCGACCAGGTCGAGCGGGTCGCGGCTGATCTCCGACAAGGCGGAGCGGCCCTGCAGCACGAAGCCGTCGTCGCCCTCCACCTTCAGCGCCACATGCGCCCGGCGCACGTCGTCGATGCCGTAGCGGTCGTCGAACAGGCGGATGAACGGTCCGATGGCGCAGCTGGCGTTGTTGTCCTTGGCCTTGCCGAGCAGCAGCGCGCTGCGCCCCTCGAAATCGCGCAGGTTGACATCGTTGCCCAGCGCGACGCCGACCGTCTCGCCGCGGCTGTTGACCGCCATCACGATCTCGGGCTCCGGGTTGTTCCAGGCCGAGCGGGGGTGGATGCCGATGTCGGCGCCGGCGCCGACCGCGGCCATCGGCGGCGCCTTGGTGAAGACCTCGGCGTCCGGTCCGATGCCGACCTCCAGATACTGCGACCACAGCTTGCGCTTGATCAGGCTGTCTTTCAGCCGCGCCGCCTGGTCTGAGCCGGGGACGATCGCGGCCAGGTCGCCGCCGATCTCCGCGCCGATGGTGCGGCGGATCTCGTCGGCGGCGCCGGCATCGCCGGCGGCGCGTTCCTCGATCACCCGCTCCAGCATGCTCTTGACGAAGGTGACGCCGGCCGCCTTCAGCGCCTGCAGGTCGCACGGCGCCAGCAGGCGGAGGCCGTCGCCGCCGGTGGCGCCGGCCAGCGCGGCGTCGAGCGTGCCGCACGCCTCGCCGGCGGCGGCCGCGTCGCGCGCCGCGGCGGCCGGGTCGGCCGCCTCGAGCAGATGCGAGACCGTGGGATAGGCGGCGGTGATGTCGACCAGCCCCGCGGTCGGCGGTCAGCACCACCACCGACGGGCCGTCGACCGGCGCCGGCGCCACGCGCGGCCGACCAGGCACGCAACCGCGGCGTCGGACGGCAGCACGCCGTCCGCGGTCAGGGTGATCTGCATGGGCGTGGCCTAGAGGTGGGCGCCGGTCGCGTTGTCGAACAGGTGCACGGTCTGGGCGTGCGGCCGCAGCATCACCTTCTGGTTCGGCTGGAAGTTGTGCCGCTCCTGGAAGGTGGCGCAGATCTGGGTGCCGCCGACGCGCGAAAACACCAGGGTATCGGCTCCGGTCGGCTCGACCACGATGACGTCGGCCTGGAAGCCCTCGCCGGCCGCCGCCAGCTCCAGGTGCTCCGGCCGGATGCCGTAGGTCACCGCGGTGCCGTCATGGGCGGCCGGGTCCTTGTCGACCGGCAGCCGGGTCTCGTCGGCGGTCTGCACGTAGATCTGGTTGCCGTCGCGGCGCAGCACGCCGTCGATGAAGTTCATCGACGGCGAGCCGATGAAGCCGGCGACGAACTTGTTGGTCGGGTTGTCGTAGAGGTCGAGCGGCGAGCCGACCTGCTCGACGATGCCGTCATGCATGACGACGATGCGGTCGGCCATCGTCATCGCCTCGACCTGGTCGTGGGTGACGTAGACCGAGGTCGTCTTCAGCTCCTGGTGCAGCTCCTTGATCTCGGTGCGCATCTGCACGCGCAGCTTGGCGTCCAGGTTCGACAGCGGTTCGTCGAACAGGAACACCTGCGGGTCGCGCACGATGGCGCGGCCCATGGCGACGCGCTGGCGCTGGCCGCCCGACAGCTGCCGCGGATAGCGCTTCAGATACTCGGTCAGGCCCAGCGTGCGGGCCGCCTTCTGCACCTGGGCGTCGATGGTCGCCCGGTCGGCCTTCCGCAGCTTCAGGCTGAACGCCATGTTGTCGTAGACGGTCATGTGCGGATAGAGCGCGTAGTTCTGGAACACCATGGCGATGTCGCGGTCCTTCGGCGGCACGCGGTTGACCACGGTGCTGCCGATCGAGATCTCGCCCTCGGTGATGTCCTCCAGCCCCGCGATCATCCGCAGCAGGGTGGACTTGCCGCAGCCGGACGGCCCGACCAGCACGACGAACTCGCCATCGGCGATGTCGACGTCGATGCCGTGGATCACCTCCACCGTACCGAACGCCTTCTTGACCTTCTCGACCGTCACGGACGCCATGCGTTCCCCCTCTCTCCCC encodes:
- a CDS encoding cytochrome c, producing the protein MGAGAPAVAADDTDTAAGAAFVEANCAVCHAVDREGASPHRDAPAFRTLSQRYPVESLAEALAEGILVGHPDMPEFALEPDQIDGVIAYLQSIQD
- a CDS encoding MarR family transcriptional regulator, encoding MAFSKGTSAGYLANHMARLFALGLQERIRPLGITPGQFPALLELWETDGLTQKELVRRLDIEQATMANTLARMERDGLVVRRPHPADARAQQVWLTDKGRRLRTPALRAAAAQNAQALAGFDAAESDRFVSLMARAIAAMQAARDVGRDDGRDDGAR
- a CDS encoding transcription initiation protein, encoding MAKYLISFPSEAMTVAAGDLPGVAAAAHAVIEEAKAAGVYVFAGGIDERVEPVLVSGDGTVSAGTHPGSRLNGGFTVLELPTREDAEEWARKIAVACRCAQELREFMYDPAS
- a CDS encoding fumarylacetoacetate hydrolase family protein produces the protein MLERVIEERAAGDAGAADEIRRTIGAEIGGDLAAIVPGSDQAARLKDSLIKRKLWSQYLEVGIGPDAEVFTKAPPMAAVGAGADIGIHPRSAWNNPEPEIVMAVNSRGETVGVALGNDVNLRDFEGRSALLLGKAKDNNASCAIGPFIRLFDDRYGIDDVRRAHVALKVEGDDGFVLQGRSALSEISRDPLDLVAQTIGKTHQYPDGFMLFTGTMFAPVEDRDTPGQGFTHKVGDRVTIASERLGALVNRVDHADHVAPWTFGSRALMENLARRGLLG
- a CDS encoding TIGR02117 family protein, translating into MLRRIARILAIGIAVIAALVGAYFGSAFALSRWTVNDDFAPVPDGIPIGLSNNGIHANLHLPVNANGTDWTQLFPPKDFPAVPWQPATVAFGWGSREFYLNVPTWDDLTLGVALTALSGTGGTALHVSYWAPWPEGEDYVEVRISPEAYDVLVDHVMAAIRPGPDGRPQRIAGYSYLGNDGFYESHGAYSMFVTCNEWVRRGLAAAGIRTGVWSPFPDPLLAHLRD
- the ugpC gene encoding sn-glycerol-3-phosphate ABC transporter ATP-binding protein UgpC, with product MASVTVEKVKKAFGTVEVIHGIDVDIADGEFVVLVGPSGCGKSTLLRMIAGLEDITEGEISIGSTVVNRVPPKDRDIAMVFQNYALYPHMTVYDNMAFSLKLRKADRATIDAQVQKAARTLGLTEYLKRYPRQLSGGQRQRVAMGRAIVRDPQVFLFDEPLSNLDAKLRVQMRTEIKELHQELKTTSVYVTHDQVEAMTMADRIVVMHDGIVEQVGSPLDLYDNPTNKFVAGFIGSPSMNFIDGVLRRDGNQIYVQTADETRLPVDKDPAAHDGTAVTYGIRPEHLELAAAGEGFQADVIVVEPTGADTLVFSRVGGTQICATFQERHNFQPNQKVMLRPHAQTVHLFDNATGAHL
- a CDS encoding helix-turn-helix transcriptional regulator, whose translation is MQDATQTVGEQLRDWRQRRRMSQLSLALDADISARHLSFVETGRARPSRAMVLHLADCLAVPLRARNALLLAAGFAPAFPQRPLDDPALAAARQAIDQVLAGHEPYPALAVDRHWTMIAANRAVGLLTDGVDPALLQPPVNALRVSLHPAGLAPRIRNLGEWRAHVFARLRQQIAASADPGLAALLAELEALSPSGPGEAAPPDRAAVVVPLRIATPAGELALFGTVTVFGTPVDITLAELAIEAFYPADAASAALLRTLLA
- a CDS encoding gamma-glutamyl-gamma-aminobutyrate hydrolase family protein, with the protein product MPQASTPLVAVTADFRITDRPTHLVYDQYLRPLAEFSGCQPVIVPALGRLSDIGAVLDCVAGVLLTGSASNVHPARYGADPDPEAEPYDPDRDETSFPLIAATLERRLPLFAICRGLQELNVMLGGTLHTAVHNLPGRMDHRAPADAGLDQRFALRHPVRLRQDGPVADIVGADTIMVNSVHRQGIDRLAAGLRVEGEAEDGTVEAVSLHDRPAFAIGVQWHPEFLARTDAPSRHLFAAFGEAVRDG